The DNA sequence CCATGTTGGCCGCGGTCATTGGTAGAGCAAGTGCCCGTGACCTCAGAACTATAATCGGCAAGAAAAGCGCAGAGCGTCGCATGATTGTGGAGAACGAGCGACCACCAAATATACAAAtaaggaggaggagcaaATTGGCTTTTCCGACAGATCATGGCCGTTCAACCTCGGAAACATCTTTGAAGCTGCTAATGTTTGACCGTCGGACTTTGACGACAGTTCCTATCCCATCTCCACCTGTTGATCATATCCTTGATCCTCCAAAAGATGGGGGTTTCTTTTCTAGTTCCATGCCTCCTCCAGAAGAAGTCGGATGGTACAACAGTATCCCTAGAAGCTCCAGTGCGCCCAGCGTGCCTCATCTGGCTGGGGAAAGACGGGGGAGCAATGCGTCCCTCATCAGTGCGGCGTCTGCTGATACCCATTTGTCTGTGCAGAGAACCATTCCAAATGCTAGACAGCCTCACGACCATGATGCGCCTCACATTATACGGTATAACCCATTCGACCCATTAGTTTCCTCTCCCGAGTCTGCTACTTTTGGCCATTACCCATCCACCCCACAGACGCATCAAGCGACACTGAGTATCCGCCAATCTGAGTCTCATGGACGCTACAGTACATTTGAGCTCATGGCTCATGACTCAGCAGGCGTCACATCGTATCTAGATCCCGATTTATCGGCGACGTTTCATAAACGCATGGCCGAATCGAGCTCATCAAGGAAGAGTGACGGAGACGCCTGTGTAATGAGCCCGAGTACAAAGATGGGAGTTTCTTCTGGTAATGCTTGGGTCGGTGGAAGCAGAAGAAAGGAAATATTTTCAGAGTCAGAGTGGACGTTTGAAAAGCCGATTTTGAAGGCCATGGGAGAAGCGGTGAGAGATAAGGTCGGAATGATAAAAGAAGTGGACCATTACCACGTAGCAGAGTAAGTTCGTTTTTCGCCATAAGGTCATGATGAGCTGATATCGGACAGGTATGGGTGTCATAAAGAGACCCCAAACCCAATCATTGCTGAAGTTATTGAAGCTCTTTGCCGTCGCTCAACTTGCAAATTGCCCAAAGTGTTTTCCGTCACTCACCAAGTCAATCCAGATTTCGACACCCGCGCTCTCCAATCTAATCTTGCATCCCAAGCCTCTTCATACCGCAAGATTGAAAAGCTGGCATTATCCCCTTCCCCGCTTATACTCACATCATTTTCTTTTGCAGGATTGACGGAGAATGTTTTACCTGCTGATACAGTCGATTTTGCTGTCTGCGCTGGAGAATTAAGCAAGCTACAAGGGCTGGTATCACCAAGGCCACTATACTCATTCACTGGCCAAGCagatgaaaaggagaaaCAGGCAATGAAGGATTTGGTAAACTGGTTAGAAGCAAAATCAAGAGAAGTGAAAAAGGGAGGCATCTTGGTGTGTTCAATGGTAGTCAGGACCCGACAGCCCCCTGAAAGTAACTCTTCCTGCGGTTCCCGGCCGCATCCCGTAAAAGCCTCGCCTTGTCGTGCCCCGGTCTCTTTACCCAACTCTCCAAATAACAACCTATTCACTCCTCATCCACACGCTCCTCTCACAGAGATCCATCCGTCCATCTTTCCACATCAGGGCCACCATCTTTCCCATTCCACACAATCTACACCGTCGACAAAATACCGCACAGATATATTTCAACTTATAAATCAAGCTCTCAGCCCTGCGATTCAGAGTCTGGTGACTTTGGGGGAAATCAGAACGCATGTCGCGCAAGCGTTAGTCGATGTACCTTACTGGCCTAGGACATTGGCTAGTCTGCAAACCGCTCTAGGCCAGGTAGGGGATTGGGATGTCATCATTGACGGGGATGAAGTGGATGAAGACGAAACAAGGGGTGATCTCGAACATATGTTGGACGGTATGGATGTCGATAGTTCTCCTCCAGCTCCCAGGGACTCGGAGGGGTTTGACGTCGATGAGCCGCCCAGGGCATGTAGCAGGACAAAAGCAGCGACTGAGAGTCACTATCTCCCCGGAGAGATTCGAGAATGGGCACAAGCAGGTGTCAGGATTCACAGATTGGTGCACCCAGCTTGGAAGGCTTTTCAACAGGGGACGATTGACAGGCAAACTTATGCCAGGCGAATTGCGATGTACTGCCATGCCCGTATGTTTCTGCCTTTTTCCGCCTTTTTCCATCAAGTGTTACTTTGCTAACGAGGTGGATTAGTGTACGGGCCGCATCTAAGGAAGGTGTTGAGGGAAAAGGGACGAATGAATATTAGTCAGTGCGAGAACACTGTACAAGAGATGGTGAGTGCCCCTCTCACGTATTTCCAATCATCGTTTCGCAGGCACTGATGGAAAGGCGGTCAGTTTAAGACACTTGTTGAAAAGTGCGAACTTGGCGCACTTAGTGCGCTTGCGATAGATATCGGAGTGATAGTGCTTCGCCGTAGATAATTATTTTAATTTGGTATCCGTACACGCATACGCTTATTCACGCCTGCCTAATTTCCATCTCATTTCCACTTTTGTGCATTATTAGACGTTTTGCAGTAGAAATACGAATGTACTTTCACGTGTTGAAGACTGGCTCGGATTTGTCGACAAATAATGCCCCAAGATTGTTGTGTGTGCATGCAAATATTAGCACAGTGGCTTAGGGTTGAATCTTGTATTACAAAGTGCAATTCTTGGTATATTGTATGGTCGCAGGATGTCACACTGAGCAAAACAGCTCCCAATCTCCGGCTGAGGATACAATTCCGAACATACATAAAAGCATTATACTGGTTTCCTCTAAATTACAGTGACCGCATATCTAACATCAATATTATCATAGCCACTAATGCTGCAAAACTCCAACCTCCCTcattcttcctcttgccACTTCTCTTGCAGTCTTCTTCAAATCCGGCTCCGGCGCTGGTTTAGTTTCTACATTCGAGGGTCGTACTTCGGTCAAAACATCTCGTAATCGTGTCGTGCTTGTGGGCTTGAAACCCCGTACGCTGGATTGACGCCTGGATGAAGTCGTCACGCCTGTATCTGTCGATCTGACCGGACGAGCATCGACACTCAGAGCCGCCGATAAAGTATCATCTTTACTTGCAGAAAGGGCCGGTGAGATTATTGTAATGGCCGGGACCGATATTGTTGGAAGGGTTTTCGAGACATTGCTACTCATCGCGGGATTGTGAGATAATGCTGAGGACGATGATGGCTTTCGGAACCCACTGCCGGTGTCAATCTGTAAACTCCGTCCAAATTTCAGGTCCAGCTCTTCCCCGCCATCATGAATGTCCTCATATTCTTCCAAACCATCGCCACCTTTATCTCCCGCCCCGGCCATCTTTcccacttcttcttgcGTCCCTCTACTTCTGCTGTTGGCTTTCGGCAGAGTGCTTTTTCGTCGCATACTTTGGCTGCTCGCGGACAGGTTGGCGGTTCTAGTAGATGCTGATCGGGAGCTGAAAGTTCCTTCCGGTATGAGGGGCGTGGGGGGAGGAGGCGATGCGATGTACACATCTTTCTTCGTTCTTTTGGGGGATAATGAGCACTTGACTCGTCTAGGAGATATGGATTTTCGAGTCAAGGTTTTGATTACATCTTGAGTTTGGATACCGTCAGGTTTTCGCATTTTCCTCCCACAATTATCAGCTAACGTTTGGTTGCAAAAACTTCCCGAGAAGCTCACTTGACAAGACTGGGCTCCTTGTAGCTAACTACACTAGCACGTGCTCGACGACCTCGTCCCGTTCCTTCAGGTTCCGTGTTGTCTGTAATGGTCGAATCGGATGGTCGACTTGGTTCAGACTCGGCTACCGAGTAATCAGCTGGTTGTTTCAAGCTGTACTTCACATGAGGGCCAACATACGCTCTGGTTTATTCGCTTCCACAAGCTCCGCCTCCGCTTCTATAgttttttctttccctttgCCGTTAaagtcttcttcttgaacAAGCGCCAAGGCTTCGTCGGGTTTCATCTCGACTACAGGTCCTTCCTCCCATTCACTAGTTTCCCCTACGGGTTCCTCATCTACTACCTGTGGCCCCCGTTGTACTGGAATCGCAGGAATTACTGGCCCTTGTTCATTCACCATCTCCGGAGAGCAGGATCGCGGTCGAGTAGATAACAATCCACTCTCCCGTCTTCTTTTTGTTGATACTTTTCGGGCGCTGATAACCTTTTTGGGGCTGGGAGACACAGAAGACCGGCCCGGGGATACTGGGGTCTTTGGCCTTGGAGATCTAGAGGCAGCAACTGATCCGACGTCCGTTTGTCGTCTTTCGATAAAGTATGAGTACGGGTATCCAAACAGTCAAACAACAGAAACTTACCCTCGCCCTCTTGACCTCGAAGTCACTCGCCTATCATCCATCCActccccttcttcactttcCATCACCGCTCCAAGATCTTGCCTTTGTTTCCCATTTGCCGCCGGCCAGGTGGCAGTGGGGTTTCCGATGAATGTTAAGGTCGGACGTGTGTTGGATGCTTGTTTGTAAGACGctgaaggaggaggagtCGGTAGGGAAGAGAGTGATTGTCGCAAGCTATAAAGAGCTGGAGCAGCTGCCAAGAGATGATCTAAAGCTTTTAGTACATCCTAGTTTTCACGTTAGCTCAGGACATAGCATATGGCATGGGAATGAACTGAGGCATCTGCTCGCACGCGCAACAGCCACAAAAACACTTACTACACCACCTAGTTTCGAGttttctctttccatccttttCACCCTCGATTTCAGAGCCAtatttcttctcttcatATCTAACAGTTCATTTTGAAGAATGGATATTTCATCCTGAAGTGTCTTGATGATCTTTTTGCGCTCCACATTGTCTCTATTGGGCATAATTTGATCAGTGGAGCTCTACATGCAAAATGACTCGCCGGCGTACAGAATGATATCTTTATTCTGTTCTCTATGTCTTCTCCGGACTTGTCCACGGTGTATTTGTTAGAAGATTACGTGGAAATTGTTTACTTGAAGACTTACAATCGTCAAACTTTTGCTGCTCGATGAACCCTTGGTCCCGCCTCTCTTGTGATGTTTGTTGTGGCAGAGGAGCTGGGCCTGTAGACCTCCTGCCTTGCCTCTGGGACATTTTTTGTGCTGCCTTGGAATTATATCCGGCACGGTGCTGGGCCGGATGACTTGGAATGCAGCGAAAAAGT is a window from the Cryptococcus gattii WM276 chromosome L, complete sequence genome containing:
- a CDS encoding Hypothetical Protein (Similar to TIGR gene model, INSD accession AAW45250.1) is translated as MDGDDRTRVCDPRTPSGSHYPYHSHNGPYSEATHEPSHSSVASSFARDSSFAAVLGQHLHHLPHPSSPAHIRHSTISSAAHTPHSRVSSAGQYGPHADETPYAMLAAVIGRASARDLRTIIGKKSAERRMIVENERPPNIQIRRRSKLAFPTDHGLPIPSPPVDHILDPPKDGGFFSSSMPPPEEVGWYNSIPRSSSAPSVPHLAGERRGSNASLISAASADTHLSVQRTIPNARQPHDHDAPHIIRYNPFDPLVSSPESATFGHYPSTPQTHQATLSIRQSESHGRYSTFELMAHDSAGVTSYLDPDLSATFHKRMAESSSSRKSDGDACVMSPSTKMGVSSGNAWVGGSRRKEIFSESEWTFEKPILKAMGEAVRDKVGMIKEVDHYHVAEYGCHKETPNPIIAEVIEALCRRSTCKLPKVFSVTHQVNPDFDTRALQSNLASQASSYRKIEKLALSPSPLILTSFSFAGLTENVLPADTVDFAVCAGELSKLQGLVSPRPLYSFTGQADEKEKQAMKDLVNWLEAKSREVKKGGILVCSMVVRTRQPPESNSSCGSRPHPVKASPCRAPVSLPNSPNNNLFTPHPHAPLTEIHPSIFPHQGHHLSHSTQSTPSTKYRTDIFQLINQALSPAIQSLVTLGEIRTHVAQALVDVPYWPRTLASLQTALGQVGDWDVIIDGDEVDEDETRGDLEHMLDGMDVDSSPPAPRDSEGFDVDEPPRACSRTKAATESHYLPGEIREWAQAGVRIHRLVHPAWKAFQQGTIDRQTYARRIAMYCHALYGPHLRKVLREKGRMNISQCENTVQEMFKTLVEKCELGALSALAIDIGVIVLRRR
- a CDS encoding uncharacterized protein (Similar to TIGR gene model, INSD accession AAW45253.1), translating into MSQRQGRRSTGPAPLPQQTSQERRDQGFIEQQKFDDFRRRHREQNKDIILDNVERKKIIKTLQDEISILQNELLDMKRRNMALKSRVKRMERENSKLGGVDVLKALDHLLAAAPALYSLRQSLSSLPTPPPSASYKQASNTRPTLTFIGNPTATWPAANGKQRQDLGAVMESEEGEWMDDRRVTSRSRGRGRQTDVGSVAASRSPRPKTPVSPGRSSVSPSPKKVISARKVSTKRRRESGLLSTRPRSCSPEMVNEQGPVVDEEPVGETSEWEEGPVVEMKPDEALALVQEEDFNGKGKEKTIEAEAELVEANKPEPDYSVAESEPSRPSDSTITDNTEPEGTGRGRRARASVVSYKEPSLVKKMRKPDGIQTQDVIKTLTRKSISPRRVKCSLSPKRTKKDVYIASPPPPTPLIPEGTFSSRSASTRTANLSASSQSMRRKSTLPKANSRSRGTQEEVGKMAGAGDKGGDGLEEYEDIHDGGEELDLKFGRSLQIDTGSGFRKPSSSSALSHNPAMSSNVSKTLPTISVPAITIISPALSASKDDTLSAALSVDARPVRSTDTGVTTSSRRQSSVRGFKPTSTTRLRDVLTEVRPSNVETKPAPEPDLKKTAREVARGRMREVGVLQH